From Nonlabens sp. Ci31, the proteins below share one genomic window:
- a CDS encoding protease complex subunit PrcB family protein, which yields MKLCLLALSLCSLSSCCSKKEIANQTKQPIAESFEILINDSHINIVEEKSMIIDTEEKLKEFYAGLNAKRSPGFDIPKVDFDTQSVIVVAMGQQNTGGYSVLSPRYNLELRTYEFSYLKPLPNAPVTMSITTPGTVVLANQVADAISIIVNKK from the coding sequence ATGAAACTGTGCTTGCTGGCACTAAGTCTTTGTAGTCTCAGCTCTTGCTGTAGTAAAAAAGAAATAGCAAATCAGACCAAACAACCCATAGCCGAAAGCTTTGAAATTCTTATCAATGATAGCCACATAAATATTGTTGAGGAGAAGTCAATGATTATTGATACAGAAGAAAAGCTAAAAGAATTTTATGCGGGTCTCAATGCAAAACGATCCCCAGGTTTTGACATTCCAAAGGTAGATTTTGATACCCAATCAGTAATTGTGGTGGCTATGGGACAACAGAATACGGGTGGGTATAGTGTTTTATCGCCTCGTTATAATCTAGAACTGCGCACCTATGAATTTTCTTATTTAAAACCTTTACCAAATGCACCGGTTACTATGAGTATAACTACGCCAGGAACAGTTGTACTGGCAAATCAAGTAGCAGATGCTATTAGCATTATAGTAAACAAGAAGTAA
- the bshA gene encoding N-acetyl-alpha-D-glucosaminyl L-malate synthase BshA: protein MKLAIVCYPTFGGSGVVATMLGTVLAERGHEVHFVTYKQPVRLDLLSRNIFFHEVNVEEYPLFHYQPYELALSSKLVNVVQEYGIELLHVHYAIPHAYAGYMAQQMLKDQGITLPMVTTLHGTDITLVGNHPVYKPAVTFSINNSDVVTSVSASLKRDTLELFDITKQIDVVPNFIDMSLYKTEFKDCDRTIMAFPQERIITHISNMRPVKRLMDVVKIFEIVEKQIPAILIMVGDGPERFAAEEYAHDAGLKMKIKWVGNSTEIDRILCFSDLFLLPSEKESFGLAALEAMANRTPVISTNTGGLPEVNEDGVSGYTSEVGNIEEMAANAMKILKDDQVLNDFKNAAFAKAEQYDILKIIPQYEKLYETVLAGTKSL from the coding sequence ATGAAACTAGCTATAGTGTGTTATCCTACCTTCGGAGGTAGTGGAGTGGTAGCTACCATGTTGGGTACAGTACTTGCTGAACGTGGTCACGAAGTGCATTTTGTGACCTATAAACAACCGGTAAGACTGGACTTGCTCTCTAGGAATATTTTTTTTCACGAAGTAAACGTGGAAGAATATCCGTTGTTTCATTACCAGCCTTATGAATTGGCTCTGTCCAGTAAATTAGTAAATGTGGTACAGGAATACGGTATTGAACTATTGCATGTTCATTATGCGATACCACACGCTTATGCGGGCTATATGGCACAACAAATGTTGAAAGATCAAGGGATTACATTACCTATGGTCACCACCTTGCACGGTACCGATATTACACTCGTAGGAAACCACCCTGTTTATAAACCAGCAGTCACTTTTAGTATCAATAATAGTGATGTGGTGACTTCTGTTTCCGCTAGTTTAAAACGGGATACTTTAGAGCTTTTTGATATTACTAAGCAAATCGATGTAGTTCCTAATTTTATAGATATGTCTTTGTATAAGACAGAGTTTAAAGATTGTGATCGAACGATTATGGCATTCCCGCAAGAGCGCATTATTACCCATATAAGTAACATGCGACCTGTAAAACGCCTTATGGATGTCGTGAAGATTTTTGAAATAGTCGAGAAACAGATTCCGGCGATATTAATTATGGTAGGAGATGGACCAGAACGTTTTGCAGCAGAGGAATATGCTCATGACGCAGGTTTAAAAATGAAGATCAAATGGGTGGGAAACAGTACAGAAATCGATCGCATTCTCTGTTTTTCAGACTTGTTTTTATTGCCTTCTGAAAAGGAAAGCTTTGGTCTTGCTGCTTTAGAAGCCATGGCAAATCGCACTCCTGTGATTTCCACAAACACGGGTGGTTTGCCTGAGGTGAATGAAGACGGTGTTTCAGGTTACACGAGTGAAGTGGGCAACATTGAAGAAATGGCAGCAAATGCTATGAAGATCTTAAAAGACGATCAGGTTTTAAATGATTTTAAGAATGCCGCTTTCGCGAAAGCGGAACAATACGATATACTAAAAATAATACCACAATATGAAAAGTTATATGAAACTGTGCTTGCTGGCACTAAGTCTTTGTAG
- a CDS encoding glycoside hydrolase family 3 N-terminal domain-containing protein, with the protein MKFKYTSWLLVVLAFANAYTSQAQLTSHQPLVATDSIAQMQWVDSVYQSLSQEEKIGQLFMVDLFSNKGKAHTDQVRDLVEKYKIGGIIFSKGGPVQQAYLTNELQAKSKTPLLIAMDAEWGLAMRLDSTYAFPWNMTLGATPGTRSSYEVGKRIGEHCKRLGVHINFAPVVDINTNPQNPIIGNRSFGEDMNNVTDKAGAFMKGMQSTGTLACAKHFPGHGDTDQDSHKTLPTVDFSAARIDSIELTPYRKLIDKGMASVMVAHLNIPSLESRSGYPTSISKKVVTDLLKIKLGFNGLIFTDALNMKGASNFSAPGEIDLQAFKAGNDVLLISEDIPKSIDKIVAAMAAGDITDERLAHSVKKILMSKYIVGLNHYKPVLIPNLIEDLNTEKDEVVYENAISKAITVLRNENNTLPITNLETKKIAYVELGDDSGDVFYKELNKYTKVDKIVADKLDVLLQMLETYNTVIVGFHKGNENPWKSYRLQERELTWLYEIARKHCIIFDGFVSPYMLDQIKTAKNFEGIIMSYQNSDWSQQVSAQLIFGGRDAVGTLPVSAGLFKVKEGMAVKNVKRLSYGNDPSSVGLDSGMLAKIDSIANYTINEKGAPGMQILVARRGKVILDKTYGYHTYDKKDPVTYSDIYDIASVTKILSTLPLVMELEEKNVISIDDVISKLDADLKSTNKEQITVKQMLSHYARLKPWIPFYIYTLDSLTHQPLSQYYSKGSKANYRTQVADELFINSMAQDTIFNRIKNSELREDLEYKYSDLPYYLLKKYIEKHYHKNLDELTQDHFYESLGMNRTGYLPRKKFPISQIIPTENDTTFRKQLIHGYVHDQGAAMQGGIGGHAGLFSNANDIAKMMQMYLQGGTYGGRQYFTQETIDKFNTCYFCESDVRRGVGFDKPQLEEEGPTCGCVSKRSFGHSGFTGAYTWADPEEEIVYVFLSNRIYPDAGNRFLIDKNIRTDIQQIIYDSIID; encoded by the coding sequence ATGAAATTTAAATATACTTCATGGCTTTTGGTAGTACTCGCTTTCGCGAACGCGTACACATCACAAGCACAATTAACAAGTCATCAACCTCTCGTTGCTACTGATTCTATCGCGCAAATGCAATGGGTAGATAGCGTATACCAAAGTCTTTCTCAGGAAGAAAAGATTGGACAGCTGTTTATGGTAGACCTGTTTTCTAATAAGGGAAAAGCACATACAGACCAGGTGCGCGACTTGGTTGAAAAGTATAAAATAGGCGGCATCATCTTCTCAAAAGGAGGGCCAGTGCAGCAAGCTTACTTAACAAACGAGTTGCAAGCCAAATCAAAAACACCTCTATTGATCGCTATGGATGCCGAATGGGGACTTGCCATGAGGTTGGACAGTACTTATGCGTTTCCATGGAACATGACCCTGGGAGCAACTCCTGGAACAAGATCCAGTTATGAGGTAGGAAAACGAATTGGAGAGCATTGCAAAAGACTTGGAGTGCATATTAATTTTGCACCAGTTGTAGACATCAATACCAATCCGCAGAATCCTATAATAGGAAACAGAAGTTTTGGTGAAGACATGAATAATGTGACCGACAAGGCCGGTGCGTTTATGAAAGGTATGCAGAGTACAGGTACACTGGCTTGTGCAAAGCACTTTCCTGGTCATGGAGATACAGATCAAGACAGTCATAAAACCTTACCAACAGTAGACTTTAGTGCTGCACGTATCGATAGCATAGAATTAACGCCCTATAGAAAGTTGATTGATAAAGGAATGGCGAGCGTTATGGTTGCCCATTTAAATATTCCGAGTCTTGAATCCAGGTCTGGCTATCCTACAAGTATCAGTAAAAAAGTAGTCACCGATTTATTGAAAATAAAACTAGGCTTTAATGGATTGATATTTACAGATGCTCTGAATATGAAAGGGGCGAGTAACTTTAGTGCTCCAGGAGAAATAGATCTACAAGCCTTTAAGGCAGGTAATGATGTGTTATTGATCTCTGAAGATATTCCTAAATCTATAGATAAAATAGTTGCTGCGATGGCAGCCGGCGATATTACAGATGAGCGATTAGCGCATTCGGTAAAAAAGATATTGATGTCCAAGTACATCGTAGGTCTCAACCACTATAAACCAGTGCTTATTCCAAATCTTATAGAGGATTTAAATACGGAAAAGGATGAAGTAGTCTACGAAAATGCGATTTCTAAAGCCATTACAGTTTTAAGGAATGAGAACAATACGTTACCTATTACCAATCTAGAAACAAAGAAAATCGCTTATGTAGAATTGGGTGATGATTCTGGGGATGTTTTTTATAAGGAGCTTAATAAATATACCAAAGTTGACAAGATAGTGGCTGATAAACTGGATGTATTGCTTCAAATGCTAGAAACCTACAATACGGTTATCGTAGGTTTTCATAAAGGTAACGAGAATCCATGGAAATCATATAGGTTACAAGAACGCGAGTTGACTTGGTTGTATGAGATAGCAAGAAAGCACTGTATTATTTTTGATGGTTTTGTAAGTCCTTATATGCTGGATCAGATCAAGACTGCAAAGAATTTTGAAGGAATCATTATGTCTTATCAAAATAGTGATTGGAGTCAACAAGTGAGTGCACAATTGATTTTTGGCGGTAGAGATGCGGTAGGGACCTTACCAGTAAGTGCCGGCTTGTTTAAAGTTAAGGAAGGTATGGCGGTAAAAAATGTAAAACGTCTTTCTTATGGCAATGATCCCTCTAGTGTAGGGTTAGATTCTGGGATGCTTGCAAAAATAGATAGTATTGCAAATTATACCATAAATGAAAAAGGGGCGCCAGGAATGCAAATTCTAGTGGCCAGACGCGGTAAGGTGATTTTAGACAAGACTTATGGCTATCACACCTATGATAAAAAGGATCCAGTCACCTATAGTGATATCTATGACATTGCCTCCGTTACAAAGATTCTATCGACGCTTCCATTAGTTATGGAACTGGAAGAAAAAAATGTCATCTCTATAGACGATGTTATTTCTAAACTTGATGCAGACTTAAAGAGTACGAATAAAGAGCAAATAACGGTAAAACAAATGCTTTCCCATTACGCTCGTTTAAAGCCATGGATTCCTTTTTATATCTATACACTAGATTCCCTGACGCACCAGCCTTTGTCTCAATATTACAGCAAAGGATCTAAAGCAAATTACAGAACTCAAGTAGCTGACGAGTTGTTTATCAATTCTATGGCGCAGGATACCATATTTAACCGTATTAAAAACAGTGAGTTAAGAGAAGATCTCGAATACAAATACAGCGACCTTCCTTATTATTTATTAAAAAAATATATTGAAAAACATTATCACAAAAACTTAGATGAACTGACGCAAGATCATTTTTATGAAAGTCTTGGAATGAACAGAACGGGTTACTTGCCTCGTAAAAAGTTCCCTATTTCTCAGATCATCCCTACAGAAAATGATACGACCTTTAGAAAACAATTGATTCATGGTTATGTGCACGATCAAGGCGCAGCGATGCAAGGCGGAATAGGTGGACATGCCGGCCTATTTTCAAATGCAAATGACATAGCAAAGATGATGCAAATGTATCTTCAAGGCGGTACCTATGGCGGGAGACAGTATTTTACACAAGAGACCATAGATAAGTTCAATACCTGCTACTTTTGTGAGAGTGATGTTAGACGGGGTGTGGGATTTGATAAACCGCAATTAGAAGAAGAAGGTCCTACCTGTGGATGTGTGAGCAAAAGAAGTTTTGGGCATAGCGGTTTTACTGGTGCTTACACCTGGGCAGATCCCGAAGAAGAAATAGTATATGTGTTCTTGTCCAATAGAATTTATCCAGATGCGGGAAATAGATTCCTCATCGATAAAAATATCAGAACTGATATTCAGCAAATTATCTATGACTCGATCATAGACTAA
- a CDS encoding ABC transporter ATPase yields the protein MHANFKDLPDDSRVWIYQANRPFTNDEINELKPQMDNFLQKWTAHGMNLKAGVDYPYNRFIVIGLDQSEAGATGCSIDACVRFIQSIEKAYKVDLMDKMNVTYKNGIYIAHKELSDFKIMAKAKSVSPNTIVFNNLVETVGEYKEHWEVPASESWHSRFF from the coding sequence ATGCATGCAAATTTTAAAGACCTTCCAGACGATTCTAGAGTATGGATTTATCAAGCAAACAGACCATTTACTAACGATGAGATCAATGAGCTAAAACCTCAAATGGATAACTTTTTACAAAAGTGGACGGCTCACGGAATGAATCTTAAAGCAGGAGTAGATTATCCTTACAATCGTTTTATCGTTATAGGATTAGATCAATCTGAGGCAGGAGCTACAGGATGCTCCATAGATGCTTGTGTGCGTTTTATACAATCCATTGAGAAAGCTTATAAAGTAGATTTGATGGATAAGATGAATGTGACCTACAAAAATGGTATATACATCGCCCACAAGGAATTATCAGATTTTAAAATTATGGCAAAAGCAAAATCTGTTTCTCCAAATACGATCGTTTTCAATAACTTGGTAGAAACAGTAGGAGAATATAAAGAGCATTGGGAAGTACCAGCAAGTGAAAGCTGGCATTCTCGATTTTTCTAG
- a CDS encoding (Fe-S)-binding protein yields the protein MSNKLVVPTAAEFIAQGKQPEVLFWVGCSGSFDDRAKKITKAFVKLLNKAGVEFAVLGAEESCSGDPAKRAGNEFLFQMQAMMNIEVLNGYEIKKIVTACPHCFNTLKNEYPELGGNYEVIHHTSFLKDLISNGRLTIEGGKFKGKKITYHDPCYLGRANDIYEAPRELIEKLDAALIEMKRSRRNGLCCGAGGAQMFKDAEPGDKEINVERTDEAIDTGAEIIAAGCPFCNTMMTDGVKAAEKEGKVEVMDIAELIASANDL from the coding sequence ATGAGTAACAAATTAGTAGTACCTACAGCGGCAGAATTTATTGCACAAGGAAAACAACCCGAAGTTTTGTTTTGGGTGGGATGTAGCGGTAGTTTTGACGACAGAGCAAAGAAAATCACCAAAGCTTTTGTAAAGCTTTTGAATAAAGCTGGAGTAGAATTTGCAGTTTTAGGAGCAGAAGAAAGCTGTTCTGGAGATCCTGCAAAAAGAGCAGGGAATGAATTTCTTTTCCAGATGCAAGCCATGATGAACATAGAAGTGCTGAACGGATATGAGATCAAAAAAATCGTTACTGCTTGTCCTCATTGTTTCAATACGCTTAAAAATGAGTATCCAGAATTAGGTGGAAACTATGAAGTGATTCATCATACATCATTTCTTAAAGATTTGATTTCTAATGGTAGACTGACCATTGAAGGAGGGAAATTTAAAGGAAAGAAAATCACTTATCATGATCCTTGTTATTTAGGACGTGCTAATGATATTTATGAGGCTCCAAGGGAGCTGATAGAAAAGCTAGATGCAGCATTGATCGAAATGAAACGCAGCCGCCGTAATGGTTTGTGTTGTGGAGCTGGTGGGGCACAAATGTTTAAAGATGCAGAGCCAGGAGACAAAGAAATTAATGTCGAGCGCACGGATGAGGCCATCGATACAGGAGCTGAAATTATCGCCGCTGGATGTCCATTCTGTAATACCATGATGACAGATGGTGTAAAAGCAGCCGAAAAAGAAGGAAAAGTAGAAGTGATGGATATCGCAGAATTAATAGCAAGCGCAAACGATTTATAA
- a CDS encoding phosphoheptose isomerase: MSEEQFKEALNKDGTLASPVLPAGVKNYLIDIDGTITEDVPNEEPERMATCAPFPDALVTLNEWYDEGHVICFFTSRTEEHRQVTEDWLNKHGFKFHSLLMGKPRGGNYHWIDNHMVRATRYTGEFTHLVEKEVKIEVFKNHK; this comes from the coding sequence ATGAGTGAAGAACAGTTTAAGGAAGCCCTGAATAAAGATGGAACCCTAGCAAGTCCAGTACTTCCAGCAGGAGTAAAAAACTATTTAATAGATATCGATGGAACCATCACGGAAGATGTGCCTAACGAAGAGCCGGAGAGGATGGCTACTTGCGCACCCTTTCCAGATGCGCTAGTAACGCTCAATGAATGGTATGATGAAGGACATGTTATTTGTTTCTTTACTTCCAGAACTGAGGAGCACCGTCAGGTAACAGAAGACTGGTTGAATAAACACGGTTTTAAATTTCACAGCCTGTTAATGGGCAAACCTAGAGGTGGAAATTACCACTGGATTGACAACCACATGGTAAGAGCAACTCGTTATACAGGTGAGTTTACTCACTTGGTAGAAAAAGAAGTGAAGATAGAGGTTTTTAAAAACCACAAGTAA
- a CDS encoding (Fe-S)-binding protein, which translates to MEYIPNIIFVLLLIAGVGYFASNIKKMIRNIKLGKEVDRSDHKGERFAQMARIALGQSKMVRRPIAGFLHVVVYVGFVIINIEVFEIIIDGITGQHRIFAPYLGGAYNVLIATFEILAFLVLATVVIFWLRRNVMNIKRFMMGELKGWPKNDANYILYFEVVLMTLFLTMNATDLSIQQGVLAGQFTSEAATHYVNAGSFPISGFITPLFDGMSFKSLLILERTCWWLHIVGILIFLNYLYWSKHLHIMLAFPNVYFAKLTPQGQFTNMAAVTKEVKMMMDPNADPFAAPDPNEADEVPAALGANDIFDLDQVQLLNAYTCTECGRCTSECPANITGKKLSPRKIMMDTRDRLEEVGAVINKEGEWKDDGKTLLNDYISPEELWACTTCNACVEACPIGIDPLSIIMEMRRYLVLENSAAPTELNATMGNIENNGAPWPYNQMDRLNWANE; encoded by the coding sequence ATGGAATATATACCTAATATCATATTTGTTTTACTTCTCATTGCAGGAGTAGGTTATTTTGCTAGTAACATCAAAAAGATGATACGCAATATTAAACTTGGAAAAGAAGTAGATCGCTCCGATCATAAAGGGGAACGTTTTGCCCAAATGGCACGTATTGCTTTGGGACAATCAAAAATGGTCAGACGACCTATTGCTGGTTTCCTGCACGTCGTAGTTTATGTAGGCTTTGTAATTATAAATATTGAAGTATTTGAAATCATCATTGATGGTATTACTGGGCAGCACAGAATATTTGCTCCATATTTAGGAGGTGCTTACAATGTGCTGATCGCTACATTTGAGATTCTTGCATTTCTAGTTTTAGCAACAGTTGTTATTTTTTGGTTGCGTAGAAATGTAATGAACATCAAGCGTTTTATGATGGGCGAGCTGAAAGGCTGGCCTAAAAACGATGCCAACTACATTCTTTATTTTGAAGTCGTATTAATGACTTTGTTTCTAACTATGAACGCTACAGATCTTAGCATACAACAAGGGGTGCTGGCGGGTCAGTTTACTAGTGAAGCTGCCACACATTATGTCAATGCGGGTAGTTTTCCAATAAGCGGATTTATTACTCCCTTATTTGATGGAATGAGCTTTAAGAGCTTGCTTATTTTAGAAAGAACTTGTTGGTGGTTGCACATTGTTGGAATTTTGATCTTCTTAAATTATTTATATTGGTCCAAACACCTGCATATTATGTTGGCGTTTCCTAATGTATATTTTGCAAAGTTGACTCCTCAAGGACAGTTCACTAATATGGCAGCTGTAACTAAAGAAGTAAAAATGATGATGGATCCAAATGCAGATCCATTTGCGGCTCCAGACCCTAACGAAGCAGATGAGGTTCCAGCGGCCCTTGGGGCAAATGATATTTTTGATCTAGATCAAGTACAACTGCTCAATGCATACACCTGTACAGAATGTGGTCGTTGTACGTCAGAGTGTCCGGCAAATATCACTGGTAAGAAGTTGAGCCCACGTAAAATAATGATGGATACCCGTGATCGATTAGAAGAGGTAGGGGCGGTGATCAACAAAGAAGGAGAGTGGAAAGATGATGGAAAGACCTTGTTGAATGATTATATCTCTCCCGAAGAGCTTTGGGCATGTACGACCTGTAATGCCTGTGTAGAAGCTTGTCCTATAGGTATCGATCCTTTGAGTATTATCATGGAGATGAGGAGGTATTTAGTGCTAGAAAACAGTGCTGCACCTACTGAATTAAATGCCACTATGGGTAACATTGAAAACAATGGAGCGCCATGGCCTTATAACCAGATGGATCGCCTTAATTGGGCAAACGAATAA
- a CDS encoding MlaD family protein yields MKFSKEIKVGILTVGAIALFIFGYQYLKGRNLLRSDRSFYAVYNNVEGLTSSAPVTINGLRVGNIDDIDFLDGSGRLLVKFHVDESFSFSSESVASVYSTSLIGGKALAIVPNYESTARQAKPGDTLQSNTDDGIQGKVMEEFIPLKDKIEHMVVSADSALASISQTLSPKTRLAITSSLDEVNRTLVSIRTISNNANQLLTDNRKQLDRTIGNLDKTTKNFAAISDTLARVEIAGTVKELQVAVAKFNIVLDDIASGKGSLGKLMTDDSLYNNLERTTRQAEMLMQDIKLNPKRYVHFSVFGKKPGEYEKPEDREQ; encoded by the coding sequence ATGAAGTTTTCAAAAGAAATTAAGGTCGGTATCCTAACAGTAGGAGCGATAGCTCTGTTTATTTTTGGGTATCAGTATTTAAAGGGTCGCAATCTTTTGAGAAGCGACAGGTCGTTTTATGCCGTTTATAATAATGTAGAAGGGCTGACTTCTTCTGCACCAGTAACTATAAATGGTTTGCGAGTAGGAAATATAGATGACATCGATTTTCTTGATGGATCAGGAAGATTGTTGGTTAAATTTCACGTAGATGAATCTTTTAGTTTTTCTTCAGAAAGCGTAGCCTCTGTTTATAGCACCAGTCTGATAGGAGGGAAAGCTCTTGCCATAGTGCCTAATTATGAAAGTACAGCAAGGCAGGCAAAACCAGGAGATACCTTACAATCCAATACAGATGACGGTATTCAAGGAAAGGTGATGGAGGAGTTTATTCCGTTAAAAGATAAAATTGAGCACATGGTGGTAAGTGCAGACTCTGCTTTAGCTTCTATAAGTCAAACCTTGAGTCCTAAAACCCGACTTGCTATTACCAGCAGTCTCGACGAGGTCAACAGAACCTTAGTTTCCATAAGAACTATTTCTAATAATGCAAATCAGCTGCTTACTGATAACAGAAAACAGTTGGATAGAACCATAGGGAACTTAGACAAGACTACTAAAAACTTTGCTGCTATTTCAGATACTTTAGCTCGAGTTGAAATTGCAGGAACGGTGAAAGAACTACAAGTTGCTGTTGCAAAATTCAATATTGTATTAGATGATATAGCGTCGGGTAAGGGAAGTCTTGGGAAACTAATGACAGATGATTCCTTGTATAACAATTTAGAAAGAACCACCAGGCAAGCTGAAATGTTGATGCAGGACATCAAACTGAATCCTAAGCGATATGTGCATTTTTCTGTTTTTGGAAAAAAGCCAGGAGAATACGAAAAACCAGAAGATAGAGAACAATAA
- a CDS encoding N-acetylmuramoyl-L-alanine amidase → MKTKIYLIIVLLSIPIISLANIPIDSTKVTDKKVFTVVLDAGHGGKDSGKYVAQTAEKDIALKVVQLLGKQLESHKDIKVVYTRTTDKFLELYQRADIANNSKADLFVSVHCNAAAATAAKGNETWVLGIHRNAANLEVVQRENSVILLEENYKEKYVGFDPNDPSSFATNLMIQEEYLDNSIEMGANVQSRFQKQLNRKNRGVKQAGFAVLRLSYMPSVLIETGFLTNKEERTFLRSSSGQKKVANSIYVAVLDYQKNRDINLFEVEQVGTSEAAPAAAGNNAVYKVQISASSNMLEAKSYNFKSLPEISREKEGGIYRYFTGNFYSLKEVLDLKEKAIAKGYTSAFIVVYENGERRRL, encoded by the coding sequence ATGAAAACGAAGATATATTTGATTATTGTACTTCTTAGCATTCCCATCATATCGTTGGCAAATATACCGATCGATTCAACAAAAGTGACCGATAAAAAGGTTTTTACCGTTGTACTCGATGCGGGACATGGTGGTAAGGATTCTGGTAAGTATGTAGCACAAACTGCCGAAAAGGATATTGCTCTGAAAGTAGTACAGCTTTTGGGTAAACAGTTGGAATCACATAAGGATATAAAAGTAGTCTACACGCGTACTACAGATAAGTTTTTGGAATTGTATCAACGAGCAGACATCGCAAATAATTCAAAAGCAGATCTATTCGTATCTGTTCATTGTAATGCGGCAGCCGCTACAGCTGCAAAAGGAAATGAAACGTGGGTATTAGGTATTCATAGAAATGCAGCTAACCTAGAAGTGGTGCAACGAGAAAATTCTGTGATTTTATTAGAAGAAAATTACAAAGAGAAATATGTAGGTTTTGATCCTAATGATCCATCTAGTTTTGCGACCAACTTAATGATACAAGAAGAATACTTAGATAACAGTATTGAAATGGGTGCCAATGTACAGTCTAGATTCCAAAAGCAATTGAACCGAAAGAATCGCGGTGTAAAACAAGCTGGATTTGCCGTTTTAAGACTTTCTTATATGCCTAGCGTATTGATAGAAACTGGTTTTCTTACCAACAAAGAAGAGCGTACGTTTTTAAGAAGTAGCTCAGGTCAGAAGAAAGTAGCCAATTCTATTTATGTTGCTGTATTGGATTATCAAAAGAATAGAGATATCAATCTTTTTGAAGTAGAACAGGTAGGGACTTCTGAAGCAGCCCCCGCAGCTGCAGGAAATAATGCCGTTTATAAAGTGCAAATAAGTGCTAGTAGTAATATGTTAGAGGCAAAATCTTACAACTTCAAAAGTCTGCCAGAAATCTCTCGAGAGAAAGAAGGTGGTATTTATCGCTATTTTACAGGTAATTTTTATTCTCTTAAAGAAGTGTTAGATTTAAAAGAAAAAGCCATAGCAAAAGGATATACATCTGCATTTATAGTGGTTTATGAAAATGGAGAACGTCGCAGGTTGTGA